From Arthrobacter sp. FW306-2-2C-D06B, a single genomic window includes:
- a CDS encoding GAF domain-containing protein: protein MSSQFDNFDDVYAAAQEGPGVILFTASVVADAGTSMARVYTSHPGVYPVGGRKTLDGDTNPVWLEQVLKGQQPFLGADKDAVRSFFFDSATIESLGCGAIVNVPVVSNGETIGSMNFLAPEGSYGQSSVDAAVEIAQRSVPLFEQALTTTN from the coding sequence ATGAGTTCCCAGTTCGACAACTTTGACGATGTCTATGCCGCCGCGCAGGAAGGGCCCGGCGTCATCCTGTTCACCGCTTCCGTCGTCGCCGACGCAGGCACCAGCATGGCGCGCGTCTATACGAGCCACCCAGGGGTCTACCCCGTCGGCGGAAGGAAGACCCTGGACGGGGACACCAACCCGGTGTGGCTCGAGCAGGTCCTTAAGGGCCAGCAGCCGTTCCTTGGGGCGGACAAGGACGCAGTCCGGTCGTTCTTCTTCGACTCCGCAACCATTGAGTCGCTGGGTTGCGGTGCCATCGTCAACGTTCCAGTGGTAAGCAACGGAGAGACCATCGGATCCATGAACTTCCTTGCCCCTGAGGGTAGCTATGGTCAGTCATCGGTGGATGCGGCCGTGGAGATCGCCCAGCGCTCCGTGCCGCTGTTCGAACAAGCGCTCACCACCACCAACTAA